From the genome of Pseudoliparis swirei isolate HS2019 ecotype Mariana Trench chromosome 1, NWPU_hadal_v1, whole genome shotgun sequence:
gaattgaaatgaacttgtgacgtcatgtttagaGCGCTTCATAACAACTGGATCCACtgtattgtttagtttttttatgttCTGGTCCCAAAGGAAAAGAATCCTAACTTTTCTCAAATTAAACTATAAACGCGAATTTTAGAAAGTCGCGAGTGCTTTTTTTCACTTTCGCTTTTAACCCGAGTCCCGTGAACGCGCCACCAGAAGCCCAAACGTACCGCAGTTCGCCGCCATTGCCCCCCAAAGAACGACCAGGAGGACGGGGAACATCCTGCTCCTCGACCCgggcttctctctcctctccccgggTGTTATCGGCCGGTCGCACCGTGTCTTCTCTCCGGTTCCCGTACCGCgtttcctcctctgactcctctctgcatgatgctgcgttcaggggcTGCTCGTACACGAGACTTACATCGCGCGTTTAATTACAACTGTTAAAAATTAAATGCTGTATGAATAAAATATCCAAGGGTTTTTATATGTAGATGAATgtaaaaacattacaaatatataatgttatgaagtTAAAGAGGCAGAGAAACTATTTAAAatactaaattaaataaatgttgctCTGCCAAACaatcataaataaattaaatgaattattttagtttatttcacTCAATCATGAATTATTATTCTTTGTTTTGagaatagagacatgagaaAACCACTTGATATATCCATGATATACgatgtgatttatttatttatcagatAGAATACACAAGTTAAGTATTGTTTGTGTACTCTACTTGACTATTTCCATGTCATGATACTTTATACTTATACTCCACGACGGTTAGGAAGCCagttttgtactttttacttattttattgtatttttacagCTTCAGTTACTTCACTGACCcagttacaataataaaaacatgaaactgataaccgaagacccattttgacccaggaaaaaccctgaatgtatatatgtgattaatcatgattaatccacagaaacctgtgattaatctgattaaaaattgtaatcatttcacagccctaaaatatacatattataacagatatataatatatgtatatataaaaaaacaaataatatatataataaaatatagatatatatatgatataataataatcagtaaAATATGATATATGTACAAAGTACCTAATCAAGAGTAAATGTATTTGGTTACATTGCACGAACAATTCTTCATTCATTTACAAcaaagtaacacacacaaacacacacacaaacggttctgttatatatatttatctatatgtaCAAATCTTATCACATTACTTTTACATTCACTTTTGGGGAGGAAGCTGAAACTCGCCATTTGAATGTGATCATTATTGAAACAATGTCGTCTTTAACCACATTTAAAGTCGTTGGCCGTCGGCGTCGTCCAAATGCCCGAGAGGCCCGGGTGTGTTCTGACACCGCCCTCAGATATGTAAATGAGGCCccctgactccgccccctccgtcCATCCACCCCCGGTcgctccacctcttcctcccgaAGCGGAAGCCGAAGCCTCCTCTCTCGCGGCTGATGGCCTGCAGGCCTTCGGCGATGGAGGTCAGGGCCTCgttcctccaccctccctcctccccgtctccGCCCTCCACCGATAGGCCCGTGGGGAACGGCGACAGCGGCCGGCCCGCCAGGTCTCCTCTCCGGGCCCTCGgcagggcctcctcctcctcctcctcttcctcttcctcttccacctccacccccaccccggGCCTCAGcgggggggcccggggcccTCGAGGCCACCGGGCGAGCCAGTCCTCGTCCAGCGGGGCGCCGTCCGCCGGGGGCAGGGGGGcgttgggggggtgggggggcagcgCGGCCGCGAGGCAGAGgagggcgaggaagaggagggcgagcTTTGAGGCGCCGAGATGCAAAGAAAGTCTCATCTGGAAGAGGACAGCGTCATCATGACGTTTATTTATAGAGTAAAACATCACAAAGCTTTACCATCTGTACGCGGACTGTGGAAGATTAACAATATCACCAATAACCaaacatgtaaaaaatatattataatacgaGGAGAGGAAATccagcattctgattggttgagagtaaTGAACTGGTGAAGTTCATTTTGATATGAGTTAACTTTGTTACTTTATTCTCatgtaggaagaagaagaacaagaacaagaagaacaacaacaagaagaaaaagaagaacaacaacaagaaaaagaagaacaagaataagaagaacaacaacagcaagaactacaagaagaccaagaagaagaagaagaagatcaaagtcacatttcttaccttgtgtttctctctcttctcgtaTCTGATCTTATGTTCGCCGTCTCAAACCTTTTTAAACCCCGCCCTCCTTCCTGCCGGCTCCTCATTGGCCGCCCGCCGCTCTGACGCACGCCGGCCGTAACCTTCATTCTTTCAGCCGGGAAACGTCTCGGCGTCCACTTGAGCGCCGGGTCCTGAGAGGCGTCCTGAGAGGCGTCCTGAGAGGCGTCCTGATTTCGCCTGATTG
Proteins encoded in this window:
- the qrfp gene encoding uncharacterized protein qrfp, with amino-acid sequence MRLSLHLGASKLALLFLALLCLAAALPPHPPNAPLPPADGAPLDEDWLARWPRGPRAPPLRPGVGVEVEEEEEEEEEEEALPRARRGDLAGRPLSPFPTGLSVEGGDGEEGGWRNEALTSIAEGLQAISRERGGFGFRFGRKRWSDRGWMDGGGGVRGPHLHI